TCGATTGTGGGCTGGAGATTTATGTTGAGAAAATAATTCCGCTCAGGAATAATATCCACGATAAATAACAATAACATAAGAGAGTAACAAAGACACTAATTTTTTTAACGGAATAAAATATAATACCCGAGCAGAGTAATATTACCACTATTATAATTtagtagtgtcaagagactactacaacttcGAAAGAAATAATACTCTTTATTTTAAATACCTTACAACAATATTACTCACACTCACTATTTATCTCACATACTATGATTTGTGGATTACTCTATCTAACTTCTGTTACTTCTCTTTGCTTTTTGGTGTATTTACAATTGAGAGAGTGCCCTCCTTTTATAAGGCAAAAGAGCCGTAGACTCAAAGTATTCTATTAGAGCAATTTGATTCTCCTCCATAGTCACCAAGTATAAACTTCTGTCGGGTATTATTATATAGGCACATGCCTATATTGATGATGTGATGGACCCCACAATTTAGATGTTTTATTTGATCTTGTGCAATCCTTTTACCGCATGAGCTTAGCATTTGGGGCTGAAATAGGCACAAGGTCCATTTTCTTAATATGGTGTCAGAGTCAAGCTCATCCTAATTCATGATTTGTCCGATATTGGACCCCATCTTAATTATATTATTAAGCTCGAGATGTCCAGTTTGGACTCTTTAAATAATCCTGGATAATCCTCATCTCATTTTAGATTGAATTAGGCCTAACTTTCATTTTCTTATCAGATTCTTTTAAATCCTTCAATAGACTTTCAGTCATTAACTTTTTGTATATTAAATTGAATATTTTTGTAGGTACATTTGCTTGTGAGAACATGGCATCACTTGTATTGGGAGTAACTTTGGTGACTTATTTCAATGGAGTGATGCATTATGATATAGCTGATGCAGCAACTCAAGTTACCAACTACTCAGGAACCAGTTATATTCTTACTGTTCTTGTGGCCATCTTAGCAGACACTTATATTGGCAGATTTAAAGCTGTTCTTATTTCTTGTTGGATTGAGTTCTTGGTATGCATATTCTCTCTTTATGCTGtttatgtttatctaaataagaAACAATTTGTAGTCACACAAATATTTACAGCTTATTTTATActataagtttcaaaaatctttctttctttattacaCGCTGTGCTTAGTCAAACGTTAATTGTCATATAAAATGAGACGGAGGTAGTGCTTTTTTCATCTATCCTGACTCTTTGAATTAGTGAAACGTCAATTAAAAAGGAGAGATAAAAGATTGTTTAGATAAATACTTATTAAATTAAAATCGCTAAATGTGTTTTTTGAGAGGTGTGCATAATCTTTAATAGACCGACACTATTAGTAGCAGAGCCACTTTAGTTGACACCATTTGCCAAAAATTACAAGCTCGTAATGAAGGACGTGATCTTACTTAGGAGGTAATGAAATTATTCGCAAGGCTAACCAATTCATGGGGTGGTTGGAGTATCACGGGGGAGGAGGGGGGGGGTGCAGTGACGAATCCAGGTAATTTGAGTTTCGAGCATTCCACAATGCATTTTAGTGTTACGATTTTACTAGTTTTGACGATCCGTATCAAAACTCCTCCTGTATAGCTAGATAAATACTTATTAAATTAAAACcggtaaatatttttttaagaagTGTGCATATTCTTTAATAGACCGATATTGTTGGTAGCAGAGCCACATTAATTGATACCTCTTTGCTGAAAATTATACTATGTAACTAGATAATCTTTTTACGTATACTATATACTGAATCCCCTTATCCttttttatgtgtttacttttttatttatattttaactttCCTTATTTAAAATTCTGACTCTACCGCTGAATACTATAGACTGAATCTGAATGTAGCATTATATATTCTTTCAATTGATGAATTTCCAACTACTTGATAGGGACTAGGACTGCTAGCATTTCAAGCACACTACCCAAAATACAAACCACCACAAAATTGCAACATTCTTGATCCAACATCAACATGTGAAAAAGTTGGTGGAAAAAATGCAGCCTTGTTATTTATTGCTCTTTATTTAGTAGCCCTTGGATCAGCAGGAATCAAATCTGCATTGCCATCACATGGTGCAGATCAATTTGATGAGAATGACAAAAAAGAAACACTGCAAATGTCAAGTTTCTTTAATTGGCTTTTGTTAGCAGTGTGCATTGGTGGTTCAATTAGTACAACATTTATTGTTTGGATTCAAGAAAATAAAGGATGGGATTGGGGATTTTTTGTTAGCACAATGGCTATGTTCTTGGGTGGAATAATCTTTTGTCTTGGATTACCATGGTATAGAATATTTGTTATTAAAGGAAGCAGTGCCATCACAGAGATTTTTCAGGTATTGCTGTTTGAttgatatttttgttttctttaataTAGTGTTGTTGTTACTACTTGTGGCCTATTGCTTCCTTCCATCTACTCTCTAGCCGAAGGTCTATCAGAAATAGTTTTTCTATCCTCCCGGAATAGGGGTAAGATCTACGTACACATTACCTTCTCGATACCCTACTTGTGAAAACTTactggttttttgttgttgttgttatttattCAGTATTTACACCAAATCAAGAAATTTAATCTTAGCAGTTAAAAATTAAAGTGAAAATACGCATCACTTAACCATCGTTAAGGTATAAGTGTATGCATACAAGACACATGTCTTCATAGGCTTGACATAAATACCCAATGCAATTAAGTTTTTATTGTACGTCTTAGTATCCTTATATTTCTCTTTATGTCACAAGGAAGGGATAATTTTACGTACGGATGATCATCCAAAAAATATCCCGCGTTCATACAGAGTTCGAAGAAGGGTAGCACCCCAAGAGGTGTGATATAGGTAGCCTACCTTGATGCAAGCATCAATATATGGCTGATTCTACGGCTCGAACTcctgacctataggtcacacgaagacaactttaccgttgctcaaAGGCTTCCTTCCACAGATGGTCATTCAACTTTTTATTTGTTGCACCAAAGttactaaattattttttatagcgAAAAAGTCTCTCAACTTTAATTAAGTATTACATAGAGTcactaaactattttttttttgtaataaaaGAGTCACTCGAAATGATTGTTCTAATTTTGATTGGTTTTCTTGTGGTGTTATTGACAGGTATATGTTGCAGCCGTACGAAACAGAAACCTTCAACTTCCTGAGGATTCTGCTGATCTCTATGAAATTGATGAGGATAAGGAAGCTGCAATTCCAGCAGAATTTCTACCTCACACTGATACATACAAGTTAGTTATCTCTCTGCTTCATACATCTAGGACTCTTGACAAAATTTCTATACTATCAGTTCACCTGAAAGATAACTCTAGGTATCGCCCATAATAAGTGAAATTAGTAGTTTAGAGAATAAGATATATAGATAACCTGGTACAACGTTAAAGTTGTCGTGTGACTTATAAGTCAGGGATTCGAGCCTTGGAAGCagccagaggcggatccagaattttagGTTTATGGGTTCCTATAAAAATCTCGAGTTAATATATAATACTAACTGGATATACAGACTGGGTTCCAAGCTTAATATTCTTTTACATTTAATGAATTTTTCAATACAAATACAAGTTCTAGACAAAAGTTACCGGGTTCACGGGAATCCGTAGCTATTGAACTGAATCCGCCCCTGGAAGcaaccactaatgcttgcatttgGTTAAGCTGTTTATATCACAATCCTTGAGGTGCGGCTCTTCCCTAAACCCTGCGTAAACGCGGAATACCTTGTGCACCGGGTTGTCTTAACCTGTTACAACATATTAAAATGCATTAATGTGAAATGTCCTCATTAGTTTGCATTAGGTTACGTTAGGCTGTTTATATCACACTCTGTTGGGTGCGACCCGTTCCTGAACTCTACATAAACGCTGGATGCCTTGTGTACCGGGCTACCCTAACTTGTTATAACATATTAAAATACATTATTGTGAAATGTCCTCATTTTAATGTCACTTTTCTTTTTCTAGGTTCTTGGACAAAGCAGCTATTCAAACATCACAACAACAATCTGAAACACCAAATCCATGGAAACTTTGCAGAGTTACACAAGTAGAAAATGCAAAAATCCTACTAAGTATGATACCAGTTTTTTGTTGTACAATTATCATGACACTTTGCCTTGCCCAACTCCAAACATTTTCTATTCAACAAGGTTTCACAATGGACACAAGAATCACAAATAAATTCCACATACCACCTGCTTCATTACCAATTATCCCAATTATTTTCTTGATCATAATTATCCCCATCTACGATCAAATCATCGTTCCAATTTTACGCAAATTTACAGGCATTCCAACAGGCATAACATATTTACAACGAGTAGGGGTTGGTTTAGTCCTATCTGCTTTATCTATGACAGCAGCATCCATCTTAGAAGTTAAACGCAAACAAGTAGCACGTGACAACAACATGCTCGACGCCATCCCTATATTGCAACCATTACCAATTAGTGTATTTTGGCTATCAATTCAATTTTTCATATTTGGTATAGCTGATATGTTTACTTATGTGGGGCTTCTTGAATTCTTTTATTCTCAAGCACCAAAAGAGTTAAAATCAGTTTCATCTTGTTTTCTTTGGACTTCAATGTCATTAGGGTATTTCTTGAGTTCTATAGTTGTGAAAGTAGTGAATAAGGcaacaaaaaaaattacaaatagtgGGGGTTGGTTAGTTGGAAATAATTTTAATAGGAATCatttgaatttgttttatttGATGTTGGCAGTATTAAGTATGGTCAATTTTGGCATATATTTGATTGTGGCTAGCAGGTATAAGTATAGGGTACAGAAAATTGCTAGTGATCAGGATGATAGTAGAGTATATGCTTCAATGGAAATGAAGAAGTCACAAGAggaaaattgatgattttgatgtaatatttAAAAGTGAagtttgttttttctttattttttctttgctAAATTAGCAAAGAATTTAgtttgttttttcttcttcttctttttctgtactaAGAAATTTTGGAATATTAGTTGCTTTGCTAGCTTCACAATATTAAAGTCATTGTTTCCTAAAGAGAGATAGCGTAACAGTTGTCCagtaaaatattttatattttccATTTTATTTACTCTATTTATATCTTTGGTGAGTTACATTTCTCTCTCTCCCACTCTCATACTTAAAGTGAAATAAATGGAACGAATAATACTGGAATGGAAAAGAACAAATATTGGAATCCAATAGACCTGTTGTTCATGAGGAAAATGAACACGAGAAAAAAGCTAGATTAATTTTTAAATTACGACAAGAACTATATATTAATTCATCGCATATTATTGCACGTCAAGTTTAACGTTAATTGGCACTTTTTAAATATGTAAATTTAATCTATaagtaaattttatttttaaaaacttAAAGTTTTATATCTAAATTCACGATCAAAACTAAacaaattaactcttaaaaatTCTAGCGGAACCAAATAAACAGATCACTCTGCCTGTTTGACTCAAAAGGTATcggaacctttttgaacaaatcaatcaaagaaaatgaaggggtaaatcttagttaaacataataatctctagaacgaAAGATAGATAGGAGGAATACGGATGATAAGAATTATTTATCTCATCAAGATCAAAAAACCTTCCACAATAATTTTTTCAATCCTTTATGTAAGCAAGTTAACAACAAGTATTACGGATTAGCAAAAAAAGTGTCCCCTTACAAAGTTGTTTCATGCTATATATATAAGGAACCCAACCTTTCTAAGCTCTAAAAGACAAGTTATAGGAAATATTCAAAAGAATATTcctaatgtcccctaatgggcTTGCACTACTGCAAGGGTCGTACCGTCTCTTGTTCGCCTTAAAGTCGCCCTCTGCAAGATGTCGAGCTGTGAGCATCTCGTCGTTCGTCGTACTCATCAACGGTCGTGTTTGTTCAAATTTGGATCCATACACTGCCTACTCTAAGGGGTATATGTATCCTTCGGCTAGGATTCATCTGAATTCATAACTATCGatacgaatatatatatatatatacacacacacaaaaaaaatctACTAAATTTTAATAAATGATAGATCTGAATCCATAATTTTAACAACAGAAAAGGCCTAAAAATGTCACTCAACTAACATAAATGGCCTATTTATGCCATTCGTTAAAAGACCACCCTCTTCATGCCACTAACGGTATACTTTTGGCCTATTTATGCCACTAACGTTATACTTTTGGCCTATTTATACCATTGTCGATTAATAGTtccattttctgatttttaaataataaGAACTAATTTTCGACCCCACTGATCTTATCGGGTCGTGACAAGGAATTAGGGATTGGGTTAAAAGATGGTTGGATTTTATCAGATCGGGCAAGGTTAATTATACATAATCAGGGTTAAAAGAAATATAGGGTCAAGTAAAGAAGAATCGGTAATATAAAGACACGTGGCAAATATGGGGTTGAAAAATTAGTTCTTATTATTTAAAAACTAGAAAATGAAACTGTTAGTAGACAATGACATAAATAGGCCAAAAGTATAACGTTAGTGGCATGAATACTGCGACCTTTTAATGAATAGCATAGATAGACCATTTATATTAGTTAAATGGTATTTTTAGGCCCTTTCTATTTTAACATACAATAAATTTAAtactaataattttaaaaattaaatcttaTTAAATTTAAATTCTGAATCTGCTCTGTGCTATACTACACTAATAGTCGCCCTTTGACGTAGTCGTCTTTCGTGTCAGTCTCTCCCTCAACCAACTGCACTATTTCTACTTCAAATATTTACAAAACGTGTCCTCAAAAAAGAACATCAACTTACCTATGCAACTCAACGTGGCCATAGTTCTCATCAATACCAGCCACCTCAAAATCCATGCATGTCTACGTGGCAATCCCTATACCCCCTCCCCGTCCTCCAACTCCAGTACTCGTCAAAAACACTTCATATAAATCACCCCAAatccataaaaaaaaaaaaaaaaaaaaaaaaaaaaaaactcaacttTAATTTCAAGAACCTTTTTCATCTCAAATTCATATTGTTACTATGGCTGCAGCTACAATCCCACCAGGAAAACCTATGTCAATGGAGCAACACATGCTTGATAAAGGAGCTCAAATGTTGCAGTCTTTGACTCCTATCAAGCAAATGAACCAACATGTTTGTACTTTTGCTATGTATAGTCATGACATGCATCGTCAAATCGAAACTCATCACTATGTCACTCGTTTGAATCAAGATTTCCTCCAGAGTGCCGTTTACGATTCCGATGAATCCACCGGCCGTCTTATCGGTATGGTTTCGTGAACACCTACCCTTTTATGTGAACACCTACCCTTTTCTGAGTCCAGAGGCGTATTCAAGTTGAGGGATATGGGTTCACGTGAACTCATACTTCTCTTCCTAAATTATGTAAATTATATATagtaatattatatttttttcaaaattagttAAATATATGTGCGTGAATTCATACTCAAAAattgttgtggtaattattattggATGCAACTTTATGAGTGAAATTGGCCGTTCAAATCTCTCTCTGAACAGTTTTGTTTTCCGTACGGACTACGGAGTATAGATATATATGTGAAAATTAcgaaaatatcaaagaaaaatataattttgaacCTACAACTTTAAAGTGTAGTGGGTCATGAAAAGAGAGTTTAAAGTTAAACCAGTCAAATATGAATTTTAGATCATATTTCTTTACAATAGTGCATTCATCCTCTTGAAATTCAGTATCCATCCGGCTCTGTTTCTGACTCCCTTCATTTCGATTTACGTAGTGTGGTTTGATTCAgaaagaaatttaagaaaaaaataaacgatttttgaaatttatggtCTAAAATATGATTATGAATCATCTTGATCTGGCAATCTCAAGTagaaagtttaaagttaaattatttatgAAACATTTCCAGTAATCTCATCACAAAGAACAAAGTAGGAGTGTaaggttaaattatttttaactaATGAAGTATGAAACTTTATTTGgacaaataaaggaaaattaaGTACAACACGTAAATTGGGACAGGGTACGATGTTTTTGGTATAAATTGTTGGAATATGAATTATGTGCAGGAGTGGAGTATATAATATCTGATCGTATCTTTGAAACTTTGCCTCAAGAAGAACAAAAGCTTTGGCATTCTCATGCACACGAGGTTTGTACCTTAATGTTTcactttatttgtttttttttttttgttgagaatttcgttctttttatttttaattctaTGAACTAACCAGGGTTGTGTCTCACTGCAATTTTCTACTTTTAAGTTCTTACTTCCAAATAATTGAAAAACATTGTGTAAATTAATATTTTGAAGAGATGTTTTTTCTTTTAGCTTGTGATCATGTATTTTATTGaattttaaaaacgaaaattaataGTAAAGCTCGATTCCATCCCCCTAAAAAATAGTTGAACTTAGTTGGGAAATAGTAGATTAATTAATGATGATTTGATCTTTGTGAAAATTTAAATCCAGATCAAATCAGGACTTTGGATAACTCCTAGAGTACCAGAAATGGTTGTAAGGCCTGAGCTGGAGAATCTTACCAAGACCTATGGCAAATTTTGGTGTACGTGGCAAACTGATAGAGGTACGTTAAGCtctttaaataaaaatatttttatttcttgAGCCCATGGGCAAGTGCGTAGACAACACTATTTAGAGATTAGCTAGTACTTCTGTTGTTTTGAAATTATAAACTAAAATAACAGAAATTATAAACTAAAAATCTAAAATTCAGGACAATTCAAGACATTTTTGTCTTGAAAATTCGaactaaaaaaattgaaattCAGAATGCACTGCTAATTTCTAAATAGCAACCTTCTAAAGTGGCTGCTATTTAGAGATTAGCCACTATTTCTTTTatcttaaaattttaaattaaaaattcaGGACGATTCAGAATTTTTTCGttcaaaagaaaaattaaattgaAAAACTGAAATTTAGAATGTATTGGCTAATTTCTAAATAGCAGCCCATTTAAAGTGGCTATCTTGGTGTCATTTAAACCAAGCAAATTGGGATATGTACTTATTAATTTGACTTGCAATTTCAAATTAAGGTGACAAGTTACCAATTGGACCACCAGCACTGATGATGTCTCCACAGGCAGTTGATTTGGGCATTGTGAACATAGGGTTAGTCAAGAAAAGAGATGACAAGTACAACATATCGACCGATGCCATAAAAACTACTACACGGGTCGATTTGCCCGAGCCCGGACGCCTAAATCCGCAAGCGGATTATTGGATGCAGCACGGCAAGGGTTTTGCGATTGGtgttgaggatgttgagatgaagAAGCGAGCACCATTTCCATGAGTGTGTGGTTTATGAGATTTTACATAGTTTGTATCCATGTTAAAATTTTGCTGGTAATGTACAAATAAAGGCACATATAAGGGATATATTAAATAAAGGCACATATAAGGGATATgaatatatatgtacatatgtaAAGTTTATATTTCAATGAAATGGTATGTTCATGCTAATTATGCTTTGATAATTATGTGATCATCTCTTGTACATATATATAGAGGTAAAGACGCGACAATTTTGCTACGTG
This genomic stretch from Nicotiana sylvestris chromosome 9, ASM39365v2, whole genome shotgun sequence harbors:
- the LOC104246133 gene encoding protein NRT1/ PTR FAMILY 4.5-like — encoded protein: MSTYLVVATVGLLFPFFEQRDKTQLLEGKVDWRGRIATKDKHGGQGPSSLILGTFACENMASLVLGVTLVTYFNGVMHYDIADAATQVTNYSGTSYILTVLVAILADTYIGRFKAVLISCWIEFLGLGLLAFQAHYPKYKPPQNCNILDPTSTCEKVGGKNAALLFIALYLVALGSAGIKSALPSHGADQFDENDKKETLQMSSFFNWLLLAVCIGGSISTTFIVWIQENKGWDWGFFVSTMAMFLGGIIFCLGLPWYRIFVIKGSSAITEIFQVYVAAVRNRNLQLPEDSADLYEIDEDKEAAIPAEFLPHTDTYKFLDKAAIQTSQQQSETPNPWKLCRVTQVENAKILLSMIPVFCCTIIMTLCLAQLQTFSIQQGFTMDTRITNKFHIPPASLPIIPIIFLIIIIPIYDQIIVPILRKFTGIPTGITYLQRVGVGLVLSALSMTAASILEVKRKQVARDNNMLDAIPILQPLPISVFWLSIQFFIFGIADMFTYVGLLEFFYSQAPKELKSVSSCFLWTSMSLGYFLSSIVVKVVNKATKKITNSGGWLVGNNFNRNHLNLFYLMLAVLSMVNFGIYLIVASRYKYRVQKIASDQDDSRVYASMEMKKSQEEN
- the LOC104246129 gene encoding oil body-associated protein 2A-like, whose amino-acid sequence is MAAATIPPGKPMSMEQHMLDKGAQMLQSLTPIKQMNQHVCTFAMYSHDMHRQIETHHYVTRLNQDFLQSAVYDSDESTGRLIGVEYIISDRIFETLPQEEQKLWHSHAHEIKSGLWITPRVPEMVVRPELENLTKTYGKFWCTWQTDRGDKLPIGPPALMMSPQAVDLGIVNIGLVKKRDDKYNISTDAIKTTTRVDLPEPGRLNPQADYWMQHGKGFAIGVEDVEMKKRAPFP